GCTCGTCGCCGGGGCGTGGCCTCGAGCAGCCCCGCCCTCCTCGCCGGCGACCGGCAGGCGGGTTCCTCGCAGAGGCGGCGCGGACATGGCTGCGCTGGTGGAGCCGCTGGGGCTGGAGCGGGGTAAGCGCGCCCCGCGGCCCTGCCCACCCGGCCGCGGGTCTGTATCCCAGTCTCCCGCCCCTCCCCGGGCAAGACCCCGGCGGGTGGGCGGGCCCggcgggggtgggcggggcggggcgccgaGAGTCCGGCCGTCGGGGGGTGTGGGAGGGTCCGTGGGCGAgcgggccggggagggggcgccCGCTGCACGCACACCTCTGCGTGGGTGTCTGTGGGGATCCCGGGCACGCAGGGCGCCCGGCTGGCCGCAGTCTCTCCTCTGCCACCCGCGGCGACTCTGCGGGTGTCCGGCCGGGACGCGGCTGTTCTTTCCCGGGTCTGCGTTCGCCCTGACTTGGTCCCTGGACGCAGTCTCTCCGGGTTCTCTGCGTCTTCGCGTCTCTGACTGTGTGTCTgtgcgccccgcccccgccccgcagaAGTGTCCCGGGCAGTGGAGCTCCTCGAGCGGCTCCAGCGCAGCGGGGAGCTGCCCCCGCAGAAGCTGCAGGCCCTCCAGCGAGTCCTGCAGAGCCGCTTCTGCTCTGCCATCCGGGAGGTGAGAGCACCGCGGCTCCGAGGCACGGGGCGGGCGGCCGTAGTTCTCCTCCTGGTCGCCCCGAGCCGAGGGACTACGCCTCCCGGCAGCGACCGGGGCGGCGctcctgggggttggggggtggtgcCCGCGCTTCAGCCCAGGGGTTCTTCGGGAGTTGTAGTTTCCGCGGCTTCGGAGTTGCGGGGGCGGAGCGGACCCTTGGGTGGGAGGGTCTGCGGGCCTGGACGCCTGCGTTGAGGAGCTGGGCTGGCggctccctgaggcagggctgCGTCCTCACCAGGTGTATGAGCAGCTCTACGACACGCTGGACATCACCGGCAGTGCTGAGATCCGGGCCCACGCCACGGCCAAGgtaggctccccccaccccatggcTCATGGTATCCACTGAATCGCATGGTCCAGCTCAGCGTCTTCCTAAAGCCAGTCAttcctgtttcctccttcatgatttttgccatatctgtctatcacctctactagtatttataatatattttgaataatcTCACATTTGTAGCTTCAATGTCATATAAAGgtatctttgaaagtgaaaagtgaaagttttagtcactgagtcgtgttcgactctttgtgacccaccgggctcctctgtgcatggaattctccaggcaattagCAAGTACAATTAGAAACTAGTATGAAATGCCTGACCAGAAGATAAGTTTAAACCTTTACACGATGAAAACAATGAAGTTGGGTTAAACACTGAAATCTTACTAAATCACGGTTAGATGCTGTTTGCTTGCACGAGGCTCGAGATTCTCTCAGGCCTTTGTTTCTCTCTGTAAAAAAGTGAGATTGGCAAAAAAAATGAGATTCAAGACACACACAGCAAATGGAGGCTTTCTCTTTGACAGTCTGAAGTGTCCAAAGTGACGAAAATGGACATCCTGTCACTACAGAGTGATCTTGTGTTGACTTGTATGGCAGGTGCCCCATTCTTGAGAAGAGCTCCCTGGCCGAATCCCTCTCCTGGGCGGGGGCCTAGCCTCTACCTGAATGCGTATGCCCATTGTGGGAGGTCCTCACCTCCCAAGGCTTTCTCTTTCCCAGGCCACGGTGGCCGCCTTCACAGCCAGTGAGGGCCATGCACATCCCAGGGTAGTGGAACTGCCCAAGACGGACGAGGGCCTGGGCTTCAACATCATGGGGGGCAAGGAGCAGAATTCGCCTATCTACATCTCCCGTGTCATCCCTGGGGGTGTGGCTGACCGCCACGGAGGCCTGAAGCGTGGGGACCAGCTGCTGTCAGTGAATGGTGTGGTGAGTTGGGGGCTGAGGCAGGGGTCATAGTCTGCCCAAGGTAGCAGAGTCCCTGTTTTTCATATTCACTCAACACACTGAACGCTGCCTCTGTGTCTCACCCTGTTCTGGGCTTTGCTGCAGACCCTGAGAGTaactagggggcttcccaggtggctcagtggtaaagaatctgcctgccaatgcaggagacttgggtttgatccttgggtcaggaagatcccctggagaaggaaatggaaagaactccagtattcttgcctgaagaatcccatggacagaggagcctggcaggctacagtccatagggttgcagagttggacacgactgaagcaacttaccttGCACACATGCTGAGAGTAACTGGCCTCTGCTGCTACCTCCAAGGACACCCTCTCTGGTGAGGGAGATAGACCCTGGCTGAAATAATCCTAAACCAGGGAGATAATGAGGAAGCACAGAGCACTGTGAAAGCCCAGATGTGGCACCAGACCAGTGTAGATGAGGGAAGTTTTTGGAGATTAAGGAACATTtgagtttgttgttttttgtttttggctgctctaggtcttggttgcagcatgtgggatctagttctctgacccgggagtgaacctgggctccctccattgggagcacagagtcttagccactgggccaccagggaagtctccttgagttgggttttgaaggatgagtaggagttggTGGAGAAGAATGTTAGGTTGAAGGTACTGTAGGCAGGGACTGTGGCTCTGCAATCCTGTGAGCTGAAGAGAAAGGACTTGGTTCTGATGGACTAGGGCATGCAGATAATTAAAACCACTATGGTTAGAATAGAAGGAGGCAGAGCTAGATAGGTGGTTGGGGTCAGCCTGGGAGGACTGTGAGCAATGGAAGGCTGCTCAGCCTGGAGGTATATAAAGACCCCCCTTGGGACTCTGGGGAATAAGAGACTGGGGGCTGGAACACCGAGGATGAGGTCTGAGCTGGGGCCAGGTGGTGGGGACAAAAAACAGGGCAGGAGGGGTGGATTGGGGGTCGTCAGGCTttgccagaggggaaggggatAAAGGTGAACTGTCTGAACGGTCCCTGCAGAGCGTTGAGGGTGAGCAGCATGAGAAGGCAGTGGAGCTTCTGAAGGCTGCCCAGGGCTCAGTGAAGCTGGTGGTACGCTACACACCCCGAGTGCTGGAGGAGATGGAAGCCCGCTTTGAGAAGATGCGCTCCGCCCGGCGGCGCCAGCAACATCAGAGCTACTCGTGAGCCCTTTGCCACCACACCCCTGgggctcctctgcctccctcatcCCCAGACTCCCAGACCAGGCCGGTAATTTCTGAGACACTGATTGCCACCCCTAGCCCTGGCTCCTTTCTCTGGGATTCTGACCCTTGACCCCGACTCTCACCCCAAACCATTCTGACTACCTTGGGGGCCCCTACTTAGCTTACTTCCACCCCAAGATGGGGAACCTGCTCTCTCTGGAATCCCTCAACCCACTTCCCTGGGGTCTTGGCTCTGGAACCCCAATCCTGGCTCTCTCTCCCATGCCTACCACTGTCTTCTCCGCTGAGCTTGGCTCCCCTCTCTTCACCCTCCTTTTAGGTCCTTGGAGTCTCGAGGCTGAAACCACAGATCTGGACTCTCACCCCCTCCCCTGTACAGTATTTATTGTCACCAACTCCTTATTTAAAGATCTTTGACCCTCCTTGAGTGTCTGTGTCTGTCCTGCATCCACGGGTTGGAGTGTCTGGAGATGTGGGAGGGAGAGAAGCTGAGGTCGAGACCAGACCCTTTTCAGGGTCTGAGAGCGGAACTTGAGACTTTTCGCCAGGTCCGAAGACAGAGGCTGGCCGGTTTCCCAACCATAAGTCCAGGATGGAGGCTGGGACCTGATCTGGGTCTGAGCGCGGGATCAGAGCTGAAGACAACTCCCCCCTACCCTTCCGAGATTCTGAGGGCGGAAGCCAAGCCCCCTTTCTCTATAGCTGGTCTGACAGAGGAGTCCTGAAACGCGCCAGAGTCAGTGGGCGGCCTCTGTGTGGGCGGGGCGGAGCGAACCATTAGCCTAGTCCGCCGGGGGAGCCCTGCCGGCCGCGCAATAGTCTGCGCGAGAGGTGGGGGTGCCACGTGCAGTTTCCGAGGCGGGCTCATGGGGTGCAGAGTAAGGTGCACTCGCCGACCAGGCATTCATCCCACCTTATAACCCGAGCGCGTGTCTCCGGGAGCCGCCCCCATCTTAAAAGCCATCTTTTACTCCCACCTCGCCGCCCGCCCAACCCTCCTGTCCCGTGCGGCGCGAGGGCAGGCGCGCGCCACCGCCGGAATCCGGGGTCGCGACTGGCGTTCCACGCCGCGCGCCACTAGCTCCAGGTGACATCATCCCCATGCCGGGCTCCGCCTCCCGCCCCAGCCGCCTCACGCCGCGTGCCTATTGGCCGACCCGCCTTAGCCCCGCCTCTCGCTCTCCGCCCGCGCGACCCCTCCCAGGCAGTGCGGGGGCGGGGCCTAACCGCCGGCCGGCTTCGACACCGCCTCCCATTGGCCACTCGGCGCCGTCTGTCTGTCTCCTGTTAAAGGGGCCACGACCGCCCCAGCGCTGGTTgcgggggggaggagggaggaggaatttTTTGGCGGGGGAAGGTGGGATTTGGGGGGCGCTGGTGAGCACCCCTAGATCTGGTGGCTGCGGCCTCGCGGGGGGAGGCTGAACGGTGACAGGGGCAGGGGGCTATTTTAGGGGGTAAAGGGCTGTTAGACCGTGAAGGGGAGGGGGACCCCAGCGCCCAAGCCGGAGCAAGAGACGCGGAGCCCGCGCGAGCCGCGGAGACTGGGCTCCAGAGCTACAGATCCGGGCCCCGGCCGCCGCCAGGGGCCCCGCCcggtccccccaccccacccccacgtcCCTCCTGCAGCCCAGCTCCGCCCGCAGCCGCCGCGGACCAGGTAGGTAAGAGCCCAGCCCGGCCCGCCTGGCAGCGCCCACCCGGGGGACCCCTCGCCGAGCTTCCCCCGCCTCTCCGAGAACCTGGATTCTCTTCTCCTCCGAGGACCTCACAGCCCAGATTTCACAGCCCGACCCCAGAGACTCAGGCGTGTCCCTCCCAGCTCTCAGAGTCACCAACCGAACCCTAGGATCCCAGGCGTACTGCCGCCTTGCGCCTCCTCCAGGGCCCGGGAGCCTTAATTTCCCAGGTCAGCCCCGGGAACCCCCTCTGGACCAAGATCCTCCTCCTCGGCCCAGTCCTGGGAGATCGACACCGACCAAGGCTGTGTCAGACTCCCCCAGCTAGAGCCGCCGGCCCCCCCTCCCTCGGTCGCGTCGGCATAGTCCCCCATTCGGGGACCCAGTCAGCCCATCTCCGGTCCTCCGGCTTGTACAGCCGGCCGAGTCCCTCGGTCCAGGCCGGCTCAGCGGCCGCCCTGGACACAGGCCCGCTCTGGAGCTGTCCATGGTCACCATTCTCGGCAGCCTTGTCTCCCCCACCTCCCGCTGCCGCCGCCGGGGAGGGGGCGCCGGCGGCGCGGGGATCCCCCTCGCCGCGCCTTTGACCCGGGAATACCCAGGCCCTCCCCGACCTGGGCGCCCGGGCCTCAGGATTCCTCTGGCCAGGCTCTCAGCCCCATCCTCAGCACCCCAGTTGCGGTGACCCCAGCTGCTATTTGAGGAGTCGTGGCTTCTGAATGTTCTTGCCTGGTCCACCTTAGGGATCTTGGAATCCGAGGATCCAGATCCTACCCGGGTCTGGAAGCCTTGTCAGTCCTCACTTCCTCTGGCTAGAGGCCCCAGCTGGTAGCCTTCACCACTCCAGGAAGGAATCCAGTTTCCCAGCCTTTGCCCCTTTAGAGACCCAGTTCAAAGCCCTGTTCCCCTGCAATAAATATACCCAGCCTCCTGGCACCCCAGCATCTGCCCCCTTAGGGATTCAGGCGCCATGATTCCTCCCTTTCAGGGGCTCAGAATGCAATTCTTAATGCAATTCGCTGGCTTCTGCCCGTCCTCCCCGTTGAAGACCTAAATGCCCTGTCCCTGATCCTGTCTCCCCTCAGCGACCCAGGAATTCAGACCCCACCTTCTGTACTGCTCATCAAAGCCATCTACCCCTGCCCTCCCTTCCAACAAGGACTCAGGCTCCAAACTTCCATCTCCTGTCTTTTGCCTCCACAAAGATTCAGGAGTCCAGTTCCTCAACTCTGACCTCCAAAGTATCTAGCTGCTCAGCTGTTACTCTTAGGGACCCAAGTCCCTACAGCCTCACTATTGCCCATCAACTCTGGTGGCCTTGAAAAACCCCTGCCTCATCCCCTTATCAGCTCAGATTTTGGGCTTCCTGGGGTTTCCAATATTTTCCCCTGAGACCCAGGTTCTTGAGATGCTTCCAGCACCCCATCATGATGTTTTCATATCGTGATGCCCCATCCTTCAAGTACATTCTCAGATTGATAAACCGAGCATACATCCCTTTCTCCAGATGTGCTCTGTGACCTAGGTTCATTTCGTGATCTAGAATTGCCTTCCGTATTTCCAACTAAACAGGCACACTGGCAGTGCTTCGTGGAATTCTTTCTAAATCCTAGAATATTCTCAGTGAACATCTCTGTTCCTTTTTCACCCAAGGTATGTTCTAAATTCTA
Above is a genomic segment from Ovis canadensis isolate MfBH-ARS-UI-01 breed Bighorn chromosome 14, ARS-UI_OviCan_v2, whole genome shotgun sequence containing:
- the LIN7B gene encoding protein lin-7 homolog B → MAALVEPLGLEREVSRAVELLERLQRSGELPPQKLQALQRVLQSRFCSAIREVYEQLYDTLDITGSAEIRAHATAKATVAAFTASEGHAHPRVVELPKTDEGLGFNIMGGKEQNSPIYISRVIPGGVADRHGGLKRGDQLLSVNGVSVEGEQHEKAVELLKAAQGSVKLVVRYTPRVLEEMEARFEKMRSARRRQQHQSYSSLESRG
- the C14H19orf73 gene encoding LOW QUALITY PROTEIN: putative uncharacterized protein C19orf73 homolog (The sequence of the model RefSeq protein was modified relative to this genomic sequence to represent the inferred CDS: deleted 2 bases in 2 codons; substituted 1 base at 1 genomic stop codon) encodes the protein MAAVLACVYREGGREPRAASSKRRHALGLXGGMNAWSASAPYSAPMSPPRKLHVAPPPLAQTIARPAGLPRRTRLMVRSAPPTQRPPTDSGAERGLGFRPQNLGRVGGVVFSSDPALRPRSGPSLHPGLMVGKPASLCLRTWRKVSSSALRP